One window of the Anopheles aquasalis chromosome X, idAnoAquaMG_Q_19, whole genome shotgun sequence genome contains the following:
- the LOC126581774 gene encoding lysoplasmalogenase-like protein TMEM86A, which produces MARSSPVKHETLIPFIVTTALYFVLIEHTERGTTPSTVLKCMPIVSLLFFGALTDLQAKQARRYKRMILLGLFCSSWGDLLLNYNLFEAGMGAFGVAQICYVNAFGFQPLRPAVGVVLYAGGVLATSVFFANLNSVIKVCLPIYAVLLLTMCWRALARIQTRNHKLQVLCGVCSVLFVISDGIIAFDKFFTPISAAQTYIMLTYYAAQLGITLSITDGTIGTSKNTKAKAQ; this is translated from the exons ATGGCTCGGAGCAGTCCCGTGAAACAT GAAACGTTGATACCGTTCATCGTGACGACGGCACTGTACTTTGTACTGATCGAGCACACGGAACGCGGCACAACGCCATCGACCGTGCTGAAATGTATGCCGATCGTGAGCCTGCTGTTCTTCGGGGCACTAACCGATCTACAGGCGAAACAAGC ACGACGTTACAAGCGAATGATTCTGCTGGGGCTGTTCTGTTCGTCGTGGGGCGACCTGCTGCTCAATTACAACCTGTTCGAGGCCGGCATGGGGGCGTTCGGTGTGGCGCAGATCTGCTACGTCAACGCATTCGGTTTCCAGCCACTGCGGCCAGCAGTCGGCGTAGTGCTGTACGCTGGCGGAGTGCTCG CCACTTCCGTGTTTTTCGCCAACCTAAACTCAGTGATCAAAGTATGTCTTCCAATCTACGCAGTCCTGCTACTGACGATGTGCTGGCGAGCGCTGGCTAGGATTCAAACGCGAAAT CATAAACTGCAGGTGTTGTGTGGTGTCTGCAGCGTGCTGTTCGTTATATCCGACGGCATAATCGCGTTCGACAAATTCTTTACCCCCATTAGTGCTGCCCAG ACCTACATCATGCTAACTTACTATGCTGCCCAGCTCGGTATCACGCTCAGCATAACCGATGGAACAATCGGCACCTCGAAGAACACCAAAGCGAAGGCGCAATAG
- the LOC126581785 gene encoding uncharacterized protein LOC126581785 — MGQLSKHFRQATIGKSCRDLLHPGQPCSAAWRTFVVQGVLGAFRHYLPAVVTPLLFRVRHWHEPEVWSTFVRQYCRCVLAGLPMTGGSFLAFCLFHKALGRFPPAWFVLVPSLAGGLTVRFLPRTIVRAQGIGLFNMYIEFLIRRSRMPTVAWMRSSKVVATGCFMAMSGGIMAAHQYLRLDRFWFARAYRGGADGHKEHTTPAACRQHVLAEVRKSFYVGLTVSVLKNVLPRLTLLLRSPLLFCRALVARFDYGLLSFITLYKALYEAGSCWLAYQHHRELRLSAIGRSAVAGIVAGVAYGCFPNYLLFTFPLTELVELGWLVYMGCGSLPKPSVVRWFDRCVPVAELLYTASLGLLCQLRVVHPYHVNRYWYKLMANGTWGRSDVLAQGYANVLLGC, encoded by the exons ATGGGGCAGCTCAGCAAACACTTCCGCCAGGCGACGATTGGCAAGAGCTGCCGTGACTTGCTGCATCCCGGCCAGCCCTGTTCCGCTGCCTGGCGTACGTTCGTCGTCCAAGGTGTCCTCGGTGCGTTCCGCCACTATTTACCGGCCGTCGTT ACACCGCTGCTGTTCCGTGTACGCCACTGGCATGAGCCGGAAGTGTGGAGCACGTTCGTCCGTCAGTACTGCCGGTGCGTGCTAGCGGGACTCCCGATGACCGGTGGAAGCTTTCTCGCCTTCTGTCTGTTCCA CAAAGCCCTGGGACGCTTTCCTCCGGCCTGGTTCGTGCTGGTCCCGTCGCTGGCCGGTGGGCTCACGGTGCGCTTCCTGCCACGGACAATCGTACGCGCCCAAGGAATCGGACTGTTCAATATG TATATCGAGTTTCTCATTCGCCGCTCCCGCATGCCGACCGTCGCCTGGATGCGCTCCTCGAAGGTGGTTGCCACCGGGTGCTTCATGGCAATGAGTGGCGGCATCATGGCGGCGCACCAGTATCTGCGGCTCGATCGTTTCTGGTTTGCACGGGCGTACCGTGGTGGTGCGGACGGGCACAAGGAACACACAACGCCCGCTGCCTGCCGCCAGCACGTGCTGGCCGAGGTGCGGAAGTCGTTCTACGTTGGGTTGACCGTGAGCGTGCTGAAGAACGTGTTACCCCGGTtgacgctgctgttgcgctcTCCGTTGTTGTTCTGCCGGGCGCTAGTGGCCCGTTTCGATTACGGGTTGCTGAGTTTCATCACACTGTACAAGGCACTGTACGAGGCAGGTAGCTGCTGGTTGGCGTACCAGCATCACCGGGAGCTTCGATTGTCGGCGATCGGACGGAGCGCGGTAGCCGGTATCGTTGCCGGTGTGGCTTACGGGTGTTTTCCGAATTATCTGCTCTTTACCTTTCCGCTTACCGAGCTCGTCGAGTTAGGGTGGCTGGTGTACATGGGGTGCGGAAGTTTGCCAAAACCGTCGGTCGTACGGTGGTTCGATCGGTGCGTTCCCGTCGCTGAACTGTTGTACACGGCCAGCCTTGGACTGTTGTGCCAGCTGCGTGTCGTCCATCCGTACCACGTGAACCGCTACTGGTACAAGCTGATGGCCAATGGGACGTGGGGTCGGTCGGATGTACTCGCGCAAGGCTACGCAAACgtgctgctcggttgctga